A genome region from Pleurocapsa minor HA4230-MV1 includes the following:
- a CDS encoding DUF4149 domain-containing protein, whose translation MQAFSPRNSPSANWSTIIMFALGFWLSGSLVFDCLVVPGMLTTGMMNEPGFASAGYVIFGTFNHLELLCAATVLAGCLVYRYGNNAVSNVNTKSVLLAAGLLIIALAYTYVLTPQMSSLGMPLDLFAPAKVMPASMTSMHIAYWSLEIAKLVSAAFLLRLFYRNSCSIG comes from the coding sequence ATGCAAGCATTTTCTCCTCGTAATTCCCCATCAGCAAACTGGTCAACCATAATTATGTTTGCTTTAGGATTTTGGCTCAGTGGCAGCTTGGTTTTTGACTGCTTAGTTGTGCCTGGAATGCTAACTACTGGCATGATGAATGAGCCTGGATTTGCTAGTGCTGGTTACGTAATTTTTGGCACTTTTAATCATCTAGAATTACTTTGTGCTGCCACAGTTTTAGCAGGTTGTTTAGTCTATCGTTATGGCAATAATGCAGTTAGTAATGTAAACACCAAGTCAGTTTTGTTAGCCGCTGGCTTATTAATCATTGCTCTAGCATATACTTATGTTTTGACTCCACAAATGAGTAGCTTGGGTATGCCATTAGATCTTTTTGCTCCTGCTAAAGTCATGCCTGCTTCTATGACTTCAATGCACATTGCCTACTGGAGTTTAGAAATAGCTAAATTAGTTAGTGCTGCCTTCTTATTGCGTCTTTTCTACCGTAATTCTTGTAGCATCGGTTAG
- a CDS encoding orotate phosphoribosyltransferase encodes MNTKQTSLSSLATADTDTLRQILLDLIVKDAYVEGDFTLSSGAKSSYYINCKQVTLNAIGALALGRLLYQKLPQDTSAVAGLTLGADPMVSAVSIVSAYENQPIPALIIRKKPKGHGTKAYIEGPTLAEGAKIIVLEDVVTTGGSALTAVERLQDAGYQVTQILALVDREQGGNELYQSQGITFQALFSIQEIQQQYAQKNT; translated from the coding sequence ATGAACACAAAACAAACTTCTCTTTCTTCACTAGCTACAGCCGATACAGATACTTTACGCCAGATTCTTCTAGATTTAATTGTTAAAGATGCCTATGTTGAAGGAGATTTTACTCTTTCTTCTGGAGCGAAAAGTTCTTATTATATTAATTGTAAACAGGTGACTTTAAATGCGATCGGCGCATTAGCTCTAGGTCGTTTACTATACCAAAAGCTACCACAAGATACGTCAGCCGTTGCAGGTCTAACTTTAGGTGCCGATCCGATGGTTTCAGCAGTAAGCATTGTTTCAGCCTATGAAAACCAGCCAATTCCCGCTTTAATTATCCGTAAAAAACCTAAAGGACATGGTACCAAAGCTTATATAGAAGGGCCGACTTTAGCCGAGGGAGCTAAAATAATTGTCTTAGAAGATGTTGTGACTACTGGTGGCTCGGCATTAACCGCCGTCGAAAGATTACAAGATGCGGGATATCAGGTGACGCAAATCTTGGCTTTAGTAGACCGAGAACAAGGAGGAAACGAACTATATCAATCTCAAGGAATTACATTTCAGGCTCTATTTTCTATTCAAGAAATACAACAGCAATATGCTCAAAAAAATACTTAA
- a CDS encoding serine/threonine protein kinase: MSIKFTKLSKVLVIAAIASLFAVEAQAEMKPLDDAFKDAYHKRGKNAFKQSNIFGQINTIVGLTGFPEQHVSLDGKAVDQLYQQSLIKQTSSGEYSVTRDLENPYNTSLRENPSYIAF; this comes from the coding sequence ATGTCTATTAAGTTTACTAAATTAAGTAAAGTTCTAGTGATAGCTGCTATTGCTAGCCTATTTGCAGTTGAAGCCCAAGCAGAAATGAAGCCTCTAGATGATGCGTTTAAAGATGCGTATCATAAAAGAGGTAAAAATGCTTTTAAACAAAGCAATATTTTTGGTCAAATTAACACTATTGTTGGTTTGACAGGATTCCCTGAGCAGCATGTTTCTTTAGATGGTAAGGCAGTCGATCAGCTCTATCAGCAAAGTCTAATTAAGCAAACATCGTCAGGAGAGTATTCTGTTACTAGAGACTTAGAAAATCCCTATAACACCTCTCTGCGTGAGAATCCTAGCTATATTGCCTTTTAA
- a CDS encoding hemolysin family protein, translated as MAEQNLWLTLVGVLLLIAINAFFVTAEFSIVSVRRSRISQLVKDGDVQAQTVQSLQRSINRLLSTTQLGITLSSLALGWVGEKTIAVSIIVLVERLNLPTYISKSLAHSLALPLSFIILAYLQIVLGELCPKSVALMYPEQLARFFGPPSVAIARIFSPFVAILNLSTSLLLKLIGVEYSGDGWYEKVTSEELQLMIATERESIGLEAEQRQLLKNVFEFRDDTAEEVMIPRTDIKFLTLNTTFGDLLQAIAEYGYSGYPVVGESLDDIRGIIHYKKLAEPLAQGNINFDSTLESWLEPVGFIPESTSLNELLPSMQRSQQKMLVVIDEFGGTAGLITLHDLIAEIVGDGGSDPETGIEAVQKIDENTFLVSAQINLEEINEQLDLTLPLADEYNTLGGFLLEQWQKIPHQGEKLEYENLVFTVTLADSNRLYQILISR; from the coding sequence ATGGCTGAACAAAATTTGTGGTTGACTCTAGTTGGTGTTTTACTTTTAATCGCGATCAATGCTTTTTTTGTTACCGCAGAGTTTTCGATTGTTTCAGTTCGTCGCTCTCGCATCAGTCAGTTAGTTAAAGATGGAGATGTTCAGGCTCAAACTGTACAGTCTCTTCAAAGAAGTATCAATCGCTTGTTATCCACTACCCAACTAGGTATTACTCTTTCTAGCTTAGCGCTGGGATGGGTTGGCGAAAAAACAATCGCTGTCTCAATTATTGTCTTAGTTGAACGGCTCAACTTACCGACTTATATCTCTAAATCTCTGGCTCATTCTCTAGCTCTTCCCCTGTCATTTATTATTTTGGCATACCTACAAATCGTTTTAGGGGAACTTTGTCCTAAGTCGGTAGCTTTGATGTATCCTGAGCAACTAGCTCGGTTTTTTGGCCCTCCTAGTGTTGCTATTGCGCGCATTTTTAGCCCTTTTGTGGCAATTTTAAACTTATCTACCAGTCTGTTATTGAAGCTGATTGGAGTTGAATATAGTGGCGATGGCTGGTATGAGAAAGTCACCTCCGAAGAACTACAGCTAATGATTGCTACGGAAAGAGAATCAATTGGTTTAGAAGCAGAACAAAGACAACTGCTAAAAAATGTGTTTGAATTTCGGGATGATACTGCCGAAGAAGTGATGATTCCCCGCACCGATATCAAATTTCTCACCCTCAATACTACTTTTGGTGATTTATTACAGGCGATCGCAGAATATGGCTATTCAGGATATCCTGTAGTTGGTGAATCGCTCGATGATATACGCGGAATTATTCACTATAAGAAACTGGCTGAACCGCTGGCACAAGGCAACATTAACTTTGATTCTACTTTAGAGTCATGGTTAGAACCTGTCGGTTTTATTCCAGAATCAACATCCCTTAATGAACTACTACCTTCCATGCAGCGATCGCAACAAAAAATGTTGGTGGTAATCGATGAATTTGGCGGGACAGCTGGTTTAATTACCCTCCATGACTTGATTGCCGAAATTGTCGGTGATGGAGGTAGCGATCCCGAAACGGGAATTGAAGCAGTCCAAAAAATAGACGAGAATACGTTCTTAGTTTCGGCACAGATCAACCTAGAAGAAATAAACGAGCAACTAGATTTAACTTTACCTCTAGCAGATGAATACAACACTTTGGGTGGCTTTTTGTTGGAACAATGGCAAAAGATTCCCCATCAAGGAGAAAAGCTGGAATATGAGAACCTAGTTTTCACTGTCACTCTTGCCGATAGTAATCGACTATATCAAATACTTATTTCCCGTTAA
- a CDS encoding sulfite exporter TauE/SafE family protein, with product MDGSWLILAGGGFVAGVLAGILGIGGGFIIVSLLIALNYPFPQAIATSTLVIIMSSSAGSFYNWKMGYLNLQRVIYLAIPAIIFAPLGGYLTGEIPEYILLIIFASFMLVNIALIRLKKSIANRKQEHSTKTKTLNPIISRVITGGLAGFLAGLLGIGGGVIMVPLQMLLLNEDIKTAVRTSLGVIVAATISACVFHIVKGNVLFVPGLILGISGMVGSQAGTRLLPNMSNSLVSKFFSLFLITMALFNFWKAWNSYHLSLYSLLGN from the coding sequence ATGGATGGAAGCTGGCTAATTTTGGCTGGAGGTGGTTTTGTTGCTGGTGTTCTAGCTGGCATACTAGGAATTGGTGGCGGGTTCATCATTGTATCGTTGTTAATCGCCTTGAACTACCCCTTTCCCCAGGCGATCGCCACTAGTACTCTGGTAATCATCATGAGTTCTAGTGCAGGCAGCTTTTATAACTGGAAAATGGGCTACCTAAATCTCCAGCGGGTAATCTATCTGGCGATTCCAGCTATTATCTTTGCTCCTTTGGGAGGATATTTAACAGGAGAAATACCAGAGTATATCTTGTTAATTATATTTGCCTCTTTTATGCTGGTCAATATTGCTTTAATTAGGCTTAAAAAAAGTATCGCCAACAGGAAACAAGAACACTCAACCAAGACCAAGACGCTGAATCCCATAATTTCTAGAGTTATTACGGGAGGACTTGCTGGTTTTTTGGCTGGTCTTTTGGGCATTGGTGGTGGTGTGATTATGGTTCCGCTGCAAATGTTGCTCTTAAACGAAGACATTAAAACGGCAGTTCGCACCAGCCTAGGGGTAATTGTGGCAGCAACTATCTCAGCTTGTGTATTTCATATAGTTAAAGGCAATGTTCTATTTGTTCCTGGTTTAATTTTAGGCATTAGTGGCATGGTGGGTTCTCAAGCGGGAACGAGGCTACTACCCAATATGTCCAATTCTTTGGTAAGTAAGTTTTTTAGTTTGTTTTTGATTACAATGGCCCTGTTTAACTTTTGGAAAGCCTGGAACAGCTATCATCTCAGCCTTTATAGTTTGCTAGGGAATTAG
- a CDS encoding SHOCT domain-containing protein, producing the protein MSILEQLFKYHKKRRFAVALALLGTVTPVVGLHKLYLGQPVWGIMYILLWSTPIARIASAIDAVWYLVQDCEQFERQFNGHKYNSNLSSAPQVKAIAEAMRELDRLREDGLVTEYEFEQKRRQLLEQIT; encoded by the coding sequence ATGTCGATACTAGAGCAACTTTTCAAATACCATAAAAAGCGTCGTTTTGCTGTAGCCTTAGCTTTGTTGGGTACTGTGACCCCTGTTGTCGGACTGCATAAACTATATTTAGGTCAGCCAGTATGGGGCATTATGTATATCCTCTTGTGGTCTACGCCAATTGCTCGTATTGCCTCGGCAATTGATGCGGTATGGTATCTGGTACAAGATTGCGAACAGTTTGAACGTCAATTCAATGGACACAAGTACAATTCTAATTTGAGTAGCGCACCCCAGGTAAAAGCGATCGCCGAAGCCATGCGCGAACTCGATCGGCTACGAGAAGATGGTTTGGTTACAGAGTATGAATTTGAACAAAAACGCCGCCAGCTTTTAGAACAAATCACTTGA
- a CDS encoding ComEA family DNA-binding protein, protein MFKLSEIAISKKIANDPYYRFQSLREIAIAAKLGIKIDVNLATVDDWLRLPGFSIRQARSLVELVRMGVQLVCLEDIAAAIDVSPQHLQPYEPVLAFAYYDRLSPLSPVKININNASIQELAAIPAMTCDLAEEIVFHRQNQGKYRNLVDLSSRLNLDSDLISQIMHYVNFT, encoded by the coding sequence ATGTTTAAGCTATCTGAAATTGCAATTAGCAAGAAAATAGCCAACGATCCTTACTATCGTTTTCAGTCTTTAAGGGAAATTGCGATCGCTGCTAAATTAGGGATTAAGATTGACGTTAATCTAGCAACGGTGGATGATTGGCTGCGACTACCAGGATTTTCTATTCGTCAGGCGCGATCGCTGGTAGAGTTAGTCAGGATGGGGGTACAGTTAGTTTGTCTAGAAGATATTGCTGCGGCGATCGATGTTTCTCCCCAGCACTTGCAACCCTATGAGCCAGTTTTAGCTTTTGCCTATTACGATCGCCTCAGTCCTCTTAGTCCAGTAAAAATAAATATTAATAACGCCTCGATCCAAGAACTTGCTGCAATTCCTGCCATGACTTGTGATTTGGCTGAAGAAATTGTCTTTCATCGTCAAAATCAGGGAAAATATCGCAATTTAGTAGACTTATCATCCCGTCTCAACCTTGATAGCGATTTAATCTCGCAAATAATGCACTATGTAAACTTTACC